A stretch of the Portunus trituberculatus isolate SZX2019 chromosome 11, ASM1759143v1, whole genome shotgun sequence genome encodes the following:
- the LOC123502500 gene encoding SCAN domain-containing protein 3-like yields the protein MQGGRYDQRAWWVSGWTVVKECLNAVAETLFEGKQKDDMCEKIKQIPMSASTATRKSEILADDVLAQLDAAIQSAPCISLAIDESTDVTDNAQLLVYVRFCNKDKKEICEDLLGVTPLETHTRGEDIYAAIKEMLRKRGIDLKQVVSVTTDGAPAMIGKERGAVSRMKEDNPDLLAYHCLIHQTVLCATLSQHFAEVMNTVMKLINFLRASSSLQHRLLREFLADVEANANDLLLHNNVRWLSKGNALGRFWSVREEIAAFLEQVKSQRATQFSLFLQDEHKMNMVAFLVDITSHLNELNVKLQGQNNTVADLMTAIRSFQRKLDIFKEDLEGGCEHFPKLQEQIQGERDVYPYVDFIDKLIGNFSKRFNSSSLGQQLLLLIQNPFLIREVRGFSKEVTQTFKWAHAGSLQLELIDLQGNAPLREHFEATDPATFWLQTVSESVFPGLTKVALHTLTMFGSTYSCESAFSTMNIIKNKNRSRLTNEHLHVCMRMALTPFQPRFKSLAGQSHAHFSH from the coding sequence ATGCAGGGTGGCAGGTATGACCAAAGGGCGTGGTGGGTATCTGGGTGGACAGTAGTGAAGGAGTGCTTAAACGCTGTTGCTGAGACACTGTTtgagggaaaacaaaaggaCGACATGTgtgaaaaaatcaaacaaatccCGATGTCAGCTTCAACAGCAACTAGAAAATCTGAAATATTAGCAGATGATGTACTGGCACAGCTTGATGCTGCAATTCAGAGTGCACCATGCATATCTTTGGCCATTGATGAGTCTACAGATGTTACTGATAATGCCCAGCTTTTGGTGTATGTGAGATTTTGtaacaaagataagaaggagatCTGTGAGGACCTGCTGGGTGTAACAccactggaaacacacacaagaggagagGACATATATGCAGCAATAAAAGAGATGCTGAGGAAGAGGGGCATAGATCTGAAGCAGgttgtctctgtcaccacagaTGGTGCTCCTGCCATGATTGGAAAAGAGAGGGGGGCTGTGTCCCGGATGAAAGAGGACAACCCAGATCTTCTTGCATACCACTGTCTCATCCATCAGACTGTTCTGTGTGCCACTCTATCACAACATTTTGCTGAAGTAATGAACACAGTGATGAAACTCATCAACTTCCTTAGGGCATCCTCATCCCTTCAGCATCGCCTCCTGAGAGAATTCCTGGCAGATGTTGAGGCAAATGCCAATGACCTGCTACTGCACAACAATGTGAGGTGGCTGAGCAAAGGAAATGCACTGGGACGTTTCTGGTCTGTTCGAGAAGAAATTGCAGCTTTCTTAGAGCAGGTCAAGAGTCAGAGAGCAACACAGTTTTCACTTTTTCTGCAAGATGAGCACAAGATGAACATGGTTGCCTTTTTGGTTGACATTACATCACATCTTAATGAGCTCAATGTAAAGCTGCAGGGCCAGAACAACACAGTTGCTGATTTGATGACAGCTATTCGCTCTTTCCAGAGGAAGCTGGACATTTTTAAAGAAGATCTTGAAGGAGGGTGTGAACACTTCCCAAAACTGCAGGAACAGATCCAGGGTGAGAGAGACGTTTATCCTTATGTTGACTTCATAGACAAGCTGATTGGAAACTTCAGTAAAAGGTTCAACAGCTCCAGCCTTGGGCAGCAGCTCCTCCTGCTAATCCAGAATCCTTTCCTCATCAGAGAAGTCAGAGGATTTTCGAAGGAAGTGACACAGACATTCAAGTGGGCACATGCAGGATCTCTACAGCTTGAGCTCATTGATCTGCAAGGAAATGCTCCATTAAGAGAGCATTTTGAGGCAACTGACCCTGCTACTTTCTGGCTACAGACTGTGTCTGAGAGTGTGTTCCCTGGTCTCACCAAAGTAGCACTGCACACCTTGACTATGTTTGGATCGACTTACAGCTGTGAGTCAGCTTTTTCCACTATGAACATTATCAAAAACAAGAACCGTTCAAGGCTCACCAACGAACACCTACATGTCTGCATGAGAATGGCACTGACTCCATTCCAACCAAGATTTAAATCACTGGCAGGGCAGTCCCATGCCCATTTCTCTCattaa